ATTCCCCTCTCTACCAGCACTCTTGCAAAATGGGCTCTTGTAATCACCGTGTCAGGGTTTGAAGCCTGCAGCTCCTCTGCAGTAATACAGATCCCGTCTGCAGCCAGCCGCTCTAAAATAACAGAATTGCGCCTGCTTCTTACAGCCCGCAGATTTTCTAACTGTTTTAAAAGCTGTGGATTTTTGTAGTCTGCAAATAAACCTAAAATGTGAATTTCTTTTTCATGGTACAAAGCGGACAGCTCCATACCGGGAATTACTTCTACAGGAAGTGAAGCTGCAGCCGTTAAAGCCTCCTGAACGCCCTCCACAGTATCGTGGTCTGTTAAAGCCATGGCGGACAGATTTTTGGAAGCAGCATAAGCCACTACCTGAGACGGGGACATAGTTCCGTCAGAGGCATTAGAATGGACGTGAAGATCAACATATTTCACACGAATTACCTCCTGAAATACTTTAGTAATGATTTAATAATACAATATTAACACATTTCAATGAATAAGTAAAACCTTCAAAAAATTATAGAAAAAACAATAAATTTGTCATTTATTTTTTAAAAAAGTGTGTTATACTTTAACCGATTAACAGCGGCAGTTTCGCAGATCCATTTTTACCTTTTGCAGAGCTGTCCAATTATGGAAAATAAGTGATATTAGGCAGGAGATATGTATGAATCAATATGATGACAGAAATAGATCAAGGAATTCTTCCAGAACAGGGGGACGTTCAGCTTCCAGAGGCAGCTCATCAGGATACAGCGAGCCGCGGGGCAGCAGATCCAGAGGCGCTTCCCAAAACAGAAAAAGCCCTAACAGAAAACGGCCTCCTCAAAGGAATTATAAATGGATTGCCATAGGGGGAGTGATTTTAATTCTGGTAATCTGCGCAGCGGTTTTTGCTGTAAAAGGAATGAAGGGCAAAACCCAGGAGGAGCCTTCCTCAGAAACAGAAACCCAGCTGGAAAAAGAGGTTTCTGTGGACGGGGTCTCTATAACAGGAATGTCCAGAGAAGAG
The window above is part of the Lachnoclostridium edouardi genome. Proteins encoded here:
- a CDS encoding PHP domain-containing protein, with amino-acid sequence MKYVDLHVHSNASDGTMSPSQVVAYAASKNLSAMALTDHDTVEGVQEALTAAASLPVEVIPGMELSALYHEKEIHILGLFADYKNPQLLKQLENLRAVRSRRNSVILERLAADGICITAEELQASNPDTVITRAHFARVLVERGIVSNMAQAFKKYLQTGGKYCPKKETFSPELALKLLKECRAFPALAHPLQYKFGTEELNGLVAHLKELGLAGLEVYHSSNNQYESMKLKEMAVKYQLLPTGGSDFHGKNKPDIDLGTGRGGLHVSSLLLEDIRNKHSKMYS